In Thermoleophilia bacterium, a single window of DNA contains:
- a CDS encoding META domain-containing protein: MRMRILPLLLVVGLFAGCGGGDDDSDSSSAKAQPLVGTTWELQEITGTAGKVTKPASGEPPTLTFRPGKKVAIFTGCNSGSGSAVIQGPDQGAEVEFGRIALTLKACLDPTTAKVEDLMVKAFAQMDVIEVPKDGSGMTLATSGPVEKGGTPLEFRFQSQ; this comes from the coding sequence ATGCGCATGCGGATACTGCCACTCTTGCTCGTCGTCGGTCTTTTTGCCGGGTGTGGGGGCGGTGACGACGATTCGGATTCGTCGTCAGCGAAAGCGCAGCCGCTGGTCGGCACGACCTGGGAGCTCCAGGAGATCACCGGCACCGCCGGGAAAGTGACGAAACCGGCGAGCGGTGAGCCGCCCACGCTCACCTTCAGGCCAGGAAAGAAAGTTGCCATCTTCACCGGCTGCAACAGCGGCAGCGGATCGGCGGTGATCCAGGGACCGGACCAGGGCGCGGAGGTCGAGTTCGGTCGGATCGCCCTGACCCTTAAGGCCTGTCTGGATCCGACCACGGCGAAAGTCGAGGATCTGATGGTCAAGGCCTTTGCCCAGATGGACGTCATCGAAGTGCCGAAAGACGGTTCCGGTATGACGCTCGCGACTTCGGGTCCGGTCGAAAAGGGCGGCACCCCGCTCGAGTTCCGTTTCCAATCTCAGTAG